A stretch of Prunus dulcis chromosome 6, ALMONDv2, whole genome shotgun sequence DNA encodes these proteins:
- the LOC117631582 gene encoding double-stranded RNA-binding protein 3-like isoform X2, which yields MYKNQLQELAQRSCFNLPSYSCIREGPDHAPRFKATVNFNGETFESPTFCSTLRQAEHAAAEVALSTLAKRGPSRALAARDETGVYKNLLQETAHRAGLNLPVYTTVRSGPGHVPVFSCTVELAGMSFMGEPSRTKKQAQKNAAMAAWTALKRLAGRGSTSSAESRGNEEQEQVIIARILGSFQPSESKNTQSDRRHGQQTYIPIYNKSTLPSPSLYPMQFQNWAYSNYSPMYELWQQEQLLQQQNRLLPFPVSLATPSIPQMFPFMQSVLHPDHCLYFPARGQQSTSAGPRITIATSGPSFCFSNHLVPNPIRGKSTVTIQEIQEEKPEESPEYSPSVVSDPFSPGNSGTELRIQEQVQDEKQNLGELGSKVGRLQLECNPTGQFGWPHPRMMDPSFKPVDFGLQRPHGFDSCRPNLRPQNPPRVSTPISLRPQFAADPVIMRTVRPTSSLGSRPQNFPSSIPAPPRMRTGIPSSSAALMPERIELGGLRPSFMAPAVRIRSVVPVCSAPPARKMPSSSQRRELPNMEKKDTNQEDTSKAS from the exons ATGTATAAGAACCAATTGCAAGAGTTGGCTCAGAGAAGTTGCTTCAATTTGCCATCTTATTCATGCATCCGAGAAGGACCAGACCATGCCCCTCGATTCAAAGCAACAGTCAACTTCAATGGAGAAACTTTTGAAAGTCCTACATTTTGCTCTACTCTTAGACAGGCAGAACATGCTGCAGCAGAAGTAGCATTGAGCACACTTGCAAAAAGAGGCCCTTCCAGAGCATTGGCTGCAAGA GATGAAACTGGAGTTTACAAGAACTTGCTTCAGGAAACTGCTCATAGAGCTGGGTTGAACCTTCCTGTTTATACGACTGTTCGATCTGGACCAGGCCATGTTCCTGTGTTCTCATGTACAGTTGAGCTAGCAGGAATGAGCTTTATGGGGGAACCATCTAGGACAAAGAAACAAGCTCAGAAAAATGCTGCGATGGCTGCTTGGACAGCCCTGAAAAGAT TGGCTGGACGTGGCTCGACTTCTTCAGCAGAGTCTAGAGGCAATGAAGAACAGGAACAAGTAATTATTGCTCGTATTCTTGGAAGTTTTCAGCCGTCAGAGTCTAAAAATACTCAAAGTGATCGCCGACATGGACAGCAGACATACATTCCCATCTACAACAAATCTACCCTGCCATCACCAAGCTTATATCCTATGCAATTCCAGAACTGGGCTTATTCTAATTATTCCCCAATGTATGAATTGTGGCAGCAAGAGCAATTATTGCAGCAACAAAATCGCCTGCTGCCGTTTCCTGTTTCACTAGCTACTCCATCTATTCCTCAGATGTTTCCATTTATGCAATCTGTGCTCCACCCTGATCACTGTCTATACTTTCCAGCAAGAGGGCAACAGTCAACCTCTGCGGGACCTAGAATTACAATTGCTACATCAGGCCCATCATTCTGCTTCTCAAACCATTTAGTTCCTAACCCAATCAGGGGCAAGTCCACAGTGACTATTCAAGAGATACAGGAAGAAAAGCCAGAAGAATCACCCGAGTACTCTCCATCTGTAGTGTCAGATCCCTTTAGTCCTGGAAACAGCGGCACTGAACTAAGAATCCAGGAACAAGTTCAGGATGAGAAACAGAACCTTGGTGAGTTAGGAAGCAAAGTTGGAAGACTTCAGCTGGAATGCAACCCAACTGGGCAATTTGGATGGCCTCACCCTAGGATGATGGATCCTAGTTTTAAGCCAGTTGACTTCGGATTACAAAGGCCTCATGGTTTTGACTCTTGTAGGCCTAATTTGAGACCCCAAAATCCTCCAAGAGTAAGTACTCCTATAAGCCTAAGACCACAATTTGCTGCAGATCCTGTAATAATGAGAACTGTAAGGCCTACTTCTTCACTGGGGTCAAGACCACAAAATTTCCCAAGCAGCATTCCTGCTCCACCAAGAATGAGAACTGGGATTCCTTCGTCTTCAGCCGCACTCATGCCTGAAAGAATAGAACTGGGAGGACTACGACCTAGCTTCATGGCACCAGCTGTTCGAATTAGATCAGTTGTACCGGTTTGTTCAGCTCCACCAGCAAGAAAAATGCCAAGTTCCAGCCAGAGGAGAGAGTTACCAAACATGGAGAAGAAAGATACCAATCAAGAAGACACGTCAAAAGCAAGTTGA
- the LOC117631582 gene encoding double-stranded RNA-binding protein 3-like isoform X1, giving the protein MYKNQLQELAQRSCFNLPSYSCIREGPDHAPRFKATVNFNGETFESPTFCSTLRQAEHAAAEVALSTLAKRGPSRALAARVLDETGVYKNLLQETAHRAGLNLPVYTTVRSGPGHVPVFSCTVELAGMSFMGEPSRTKKQAQKNAAMAAWTALKRLAGRGSTSSAESRGNEEQEQVIIARILGSFQPSESKNTQSDRRHGQQTYIPIYNKSTLPSPSLYPMQFQNWAYSNYSPMYELWQQEQLLQQQNRLLPFPVSLATPSIPQMFPFMQSVLHPDHCLYFPARGQQSTSAGPRITIATSGPSFCFSNHLVPNPIRGKSTVTIQEIQEEKPEESPEYSPSVVSDPFSPGNSGTELRIQEQVQDEKQNLGELGSKVGRLQLECNPTGQFGWPHPRMMDPSFKPVDFGLQRPHGFDSCRPNLRPQNPPRVSTPISLRPQFAADPVIMRTVRPTSSLGSRPQNFPSSIPAPPRMRTGIPSSSAALMPERIELGGLRPSFMAPAVRIRSVVPVCSAPPARKMPSSSQRRELPNMEKKDTNQEDTSKAS; this is encoded by the exons ATGTATAAGAACCAATTGCAAGAGTTGGCTCAGAGAAGTTGCTTCAATTTGCCATCTTATTCATGCATCCGAGAAGGACCAGACCATGCCCCTCGATTCAAAGCAACAGTCAACTTCAATGGAGAAACTTTTGAAAGTCCTACATTTTGCTCTACTCTTAGACAGGCAGAACATGCTGCAGCAGAAGTAGCATTGAGCACACTTGCAAAAAGAGGCCCTTCCAGAGCATTGGCTGCAAGAGTATTA GATGAAACTGGAGTTTACAAGAACTTGCTTCAGGAAACTGCTCATAGAGCTGGGTTGAACCTTCCTGTTTATACGACTGTTCGATCTGGACCAGGCCATGTTCCTGTGTTCTCATGTACAGTTGAGCTAGCAGGAATGAGCTTTATGGGGGAACCATCTAGGACAAAGAAACAAGCTCAGAAAAATGCTGCGATGGCTGCTTGGACAGCCCTGAAAAGAT TGGCTGGACGTGGCTCGACTTCTTCAGCAGAGTCTAGAGGCAATGAAGAACAGGAACAAGTAATTATTGCTCGTATTCTTGGAAGTTTTCAGCCGTCAGAGTCTAAAAATACTCAAAGTGATCGCCGACATGGACAGCAGACATACATTCCCATCTACAACAAATCTACCCTGCCATCACCAAGCTTATATCCTATGCAATTCCAGAACTGGGCTTATTCTAATTATTCCCCAATGTATGAATTGTGGCAGCAAGAGCAATTATTGCAGCAACAAAATCGCCTGCTGCCGTTTCCTGTTTCACTAGCTACTCCATCTATTCCTCAGATGTTTCCATTTATGCAATCTGTGCTCCACCCTGATCACTGTCTATACTTTCCAGCAAGAGGGCAACAGTCAACCTCTGCGGGACCTAGAATTACAATTGCTACATCAGGCCCATCATTCTGCTTCTCAAACCATTTAGTTCCTAACCCAATCAGGGGCAAGTCCACAGTGACTATTCAAGAGATACAGGAAGAAAAGCCAGAAGAATCACCCGAGTACTCTCCATCTGTAGTGTCAGATCCCTTTAGTCCTGGAAACAGCGGCACTGAACTAAGAATCCAGGAACAAGTTCAGGATGAGAAACAGAACCTTGGTGAGTTAGGAAGCAAAGTTGGAAGACTTCAGCTGGAATGCAACCCAACTGGGCAATTTGGATGGCCTCACCCTAGGATGATGGATCCTAGTTTTAAGCCAGTTGACTTCGGATTACAAAGGCCTCATGGTTTTGACTCTTGTAGGCCTAATTTGAGACCCCAAAATCCTCCAAGAGTAAGTACTCCTATAAGCCTAAGACCACAATTTGCTGCAGATCCTGTAATAATGAGAACTGTAAGGCCTACTTCTTCACTGGGGTCAAGACCACAAAATTTCCCAAGCAGCATTCCTGCTCCACCAAGAATGAGAACTGGGATTCCTTCGTCTTCAGCCGCACTCATGCCTGAAAGAATAGAACTGGGAGGACTACGACCTAGCTTCATGGCACCAGCTGTTCGAATTAGATCAGTTGTACCGGTTTGTTCAGCTCCACCAGCAAGAAAAATGCCAAGTTCCAGCCAGAGGAGAGAGTTACCAAACATGGAGAAGAAAGATACCAATCAAGAAGACACGTCAAAAGCAAGTTGA
- the LOC117631378 gene encoding uncharacterized protein LOC117631378, whose amino-acid sequence MAGYDYGYRSGYSNSKGAGPHPNEWSKTSYADDECRTVIVDADGTQRTIIGCTPLHNPGAYVTKTETIIQERILSPAFPAAYKHSSPPTVVVEPVKQYGYADDKWRRPSSPVKGYGYSADDHKLRRPSSPEKGYGYSVDDHNKLRRPSSPVKGYGYPVDDHNKLRRPSSPVKGYGYPVDDYNKLHKPSSPVKGYGYAADDQRLRRNSSPEHDYPREVGNFLTKVHTEASRDQPSRVGPLSGVNWHQPPQQTGHNSTTGYGDYSDYNNKPLYKPNGNTNYDDYHRKNDSGSVGPTVISNGARPIRSTWAPPAPGREGRLTTPTGDMETALRYLKESAKRDEYQTDAAKRNVRFNVPSWP is encoded by the coding sequence ATGGCCGGCTATGATTACGGTTATAGATCAGGTTACTCTAACAGCAAGGGGGCAGGACCACACCCAAATGAATGGAGCAAGACAAGCTATGCAGATGATGAGTGTCGTACAGTCATCGTTGATGCTGACGGAACACAAAGAACAATCATTGGTTGCACTCCCCTCCATAATCCAGGGGCCTATGTAACAAAAACTGAGACAATCATTCAGGAACGTATTCTCTCACCTGCGTTCCCGGCTGCATACAAGCATAGCTCTCCTCCCACAGTGGTTGTTGAACCAGTGAAACAGTACGGGTATGCTGATGACAAATGGCGTAGGCCTTCAAGCCCTGTGAAAGGTTACGGCTACTCTGCTGACGATCACAAGCTGCGCAGGCCTTCAAGCCCTGAGAAAGGTTATGGTTATTCTGTTGATGATCACAACAAGCTGCGTAGGCCTTCAAGCCCTGTGAAAGGTTACGGTTATCCTGTTGATGATCACAACAAGCTGCGTAGGCCTTCAAGCCCTGTGAAAGGTTATGGTTATCCTGTTGATGATTACAACAAGCTGCACAAGCCTTCAAGCCCTGTGAAAGGTTATGGTTATGCTGCTGATGATCAAAGGTTGCGCAGGAATTCCAGCCCCGAACATGATTATCCGCGGGAAGTTGGTAATTTCCTCACCAAAGTCCACACTGAAGCAAGCCGTGATCAACCCTCTAGGGTTGGACCCTTGAGCGGTGTAAACTGGCACCAACCGCCCCAGCAAACGGGGCATAATAGCACTACAGGCTATGGTGATTATAGTGACTACAACAACAAACCATTGTACAAGCCAAATGGAAACACCAACTACGATGACTATCACCGCAAAAATGATAGTGGCAGCGTGGGACCAACCGTGATATCCAACGGTGCTAGGCCAATCCGTTCGACATGGGCTCCACCAGCTCCCGGTCGCGAGGGAAGACTTACCACCCCAACAGGTGACATGGAGACAGCCTTGCGCTACTTGAAGGAAAGTGCAAAGCGAGATGAATATCAGACAGATGCTGCAAAGCGAAATGTCAGATTCAATGTGCCATCATGGCCATGA